One genomic segment of Salarias fasciatus chromosome 8, fSalaFa1.1, whole genome shotgun sequence includes these proteins:
- the LOC115392979 gene encoding tripartite motif-containing protein 16-like: MAQKGVELDRESFSCSICLDLLKDPVTIPCGHSYCMECIQSFWGEEDEEKIHSCPQCRQTFTARPVLVKSTMLAALMEELKRSGLQAAPADHCYAGAEDVACDVCTGRKRKAFKSCVVCVASFCEQHLQPHHDAAPLKKHKLVDPSKTLQDNMCSRHDEVMKMFCRTDQQCICFLCSVDQHKGHDTVSAAAERTERQRELEESRQIIQQRIQDAEKDVKLLEQEVKNIHVSADQTVEDCEKTFSQLIRLLQERSRDVEQQVRSQQQTEVSRVRELQEKLEQEIAELKRTDGQLEQLSHTEDHTEFLLSFPSLSALSESTHSSSFHTAPLRYFEDVTAAVSEARDKLQDILSETWTNISLRVTEVDVLLSQPEPTTRAAFFRNSRELTLDPNTAHKQLLLSEGNRKVTYMMTDQPYSEHPDRFTRCRQVLSRESLTGRCYWEVGMRGEVCVAVAYKNISRGGWTESGFGQNDKSWALDCFNNSYSFYYNKVETPVSGPPSSRVGVFLDHSAGILSFYSVSETMTLLHRVQTTFTQPLLAGVWYLGSTGGSAELMKLK; the protein is encoded by the coding sequence atggcGCAGAAAGGAGttgagctggacagagagagcttctcttgttccatctgtctggatctcctgaaggatccggtgactattccctgtggacacagctactgcatGGAGTGTATTCAAAGCTTCTGgggtgaagaggatgaggagaaaataCACAGCTGCCCTCAGTGCAGGCAGACGTTCACAGCCAGGCCTGTCCTGGTGAAAAGCACCATGTTAgcagctctgatggaggagctgaagaggagcggacttcaagctgctcctgctgatcactgctatgctggagctgaagatgtGGCCTGTGATGTCTGCACTGGAAGAAAACGCAAAGCTTTCAAGtcctgtgtggtgtgtgtggcctcTTTCTGTGAGCAgcaccttcagcctcaccaTGATGCAGCTCCACTAAAGAAGCACAAGCTGGTGGATCCCTCCAAGACGCTGCAGGACAACATGTGCTCTCGTCACGATGAGGTGATGAAGATGTTCTGCCGCACCGATCAGCAGTGcatctgtttcctctgctctgtggacCAACACAAAGGCCACGACACAgtgtcagctgcagcagagaggacggagaggcagagggagctggaggagagtcgaCAGATCATCCAGCAGAGGATCCAGGACGCAGAGAAagacgtgaagctgctggaacagGAGGTGAAGAACATCCATGtctctgctgatcagacagtgGAGGACTGTGAGAAGACCTTCAGCCAGCTGATTCGTCTCCTCCAGGAAAGAAGCAGAGATGTTGAGCAGCAGgtcagatcccagcagcaaacagaggtgagtcgagtgcgagagcttcaggagaagctggagcaggagatcgctgagctgaagaggacagacggccagctggagcagctctcacacacagaggatCACACAGAGTTTCTGCTCAGCTTCCCCTCACTGTCAGCTCTCAGTGAGTCCACACACTCATCCAGCTTCCacactgctcctctcagatactttgaggatgtgacagcagctgtgtcagaggCCCGAGACAAACTCCAGGACATCCTGAGTGAAACATGGACGAACATCTCACTGAGAGTGACTGAAGTGGATGTTTTACTGTCACAACCAGAGCCAACGACCAGAGCTGCTTTCTTCAGAAACTCACGTGAACTCACACTGGATCCAAACACAGCACACAAACAGCTGTTATTATCAGAGGGAAACAGGAAAGTCACATACATGATGACTGACCAGCCTTATTCTGaacatccagacagattcactAGATGTAGGCAGGTTTTGAGtagagagagtctgactggacgttgttactgggaggtggggatgagaggagaGGTTTGTGTAGCAGTCGCATACAAGAATATCAGCAGAGGAGGTTGGACTGAAAGTGGTTTTGGTCAAAATGACAAATCATGGGCTTTAGATTGTTTCAACAATAGTTATAGTTTTTATTACAACAAAGTTGAAACTCCAGTGTCaggtcctccttcctccagagtgggagtgttCCTGGATCACTCAGCAGGTATTCTGTCCTTCTACAGCGTCTCTGAgaccatgactctcctccacagagtccagaccacatTCACTCAGCCGCTCCTCGCTGGAGTCTGGTATTTGGGCAGCACTGGAGGAAGTGCAGAGTTGATGAAGCTGAAATAG
- the LOC115392981 gene encoding tripartite motif-containing protein 16-like, giving the protein MAQKGVELDRESFSCSICLDLLKDPVTIPCGHSYCMKCIQSFWGEEDEEKIHSCPQCRQTFTARPVLVKSTMLAALMEELKRSGLQAAPADHCYAGAEDVACDVCTGRKLKAFKSCVVCVASFCEQHLQPHRDAAPLKKHKLVDPSKTLQDNMCSRHDEVMKMFCRTDQQCICFLCPVDQHKGHDTVSAAAERTERQRELEESRHIIQQRIQDAEKDVKLLEQEVKNIHVSADQTVEDCEKTFSQLIRLLQERSRAVEQQVRSQQQTEVSRVRELQEKLEQEIAELKRTDGQLEQLSHTEDHTEFLLSFPSLSALSESTHSSSFHTAPLRYFEDVTAAVSEARDKLQDILSETWTNISLRVTEVDVLLSQPEPTTRAAFFRYSRELTLDPNTAHKQLLLSKENRKVTLMKNEQPYSEHPDRFTGFYQVLSRESLTGRCYWEVEMRGDVCVAVAYKNISRGGDWTESCFGNNDKSWALYYSNNSYSFYHNKVETPVSGPPSSRVGVFLDHTAGILSFYSVSETMTLLHRVQTTFTQPLLAGV; this is encoded by the coding sequence atggcGCAGAAAGGAGttgagctggacagagagagcttctcttgttccatctgtctggatctcctgaaggatccggtgactattccctgtggacacagctactgcatGAAGTGTATTCAAAGCTTCTGgggtgaagaggatgaggagaaaatCCACAGCTGCCCTCAGTGCAGGCAGACGTTCACAGCCAGGCCTGTCCTGGTGAAAAGCACCATGTTGgcagctctgatggaggagctgaagaggagcggacttcaagctgctcctgctgatcactgctatgctggagctgaagatgtGGCCTGTGATGTCTGCACTGGAAGAAAACTCAAAGCTTTCAAGtcctgtgtggtgtgtgtggcctcTTTCTGTGAGCAGCACCTTCAGCCTCACCGTGATGCAGCTCCACTCAAGAAGCACAAGCTGGTGGATCCCTCCAAGACGCTGCAGGACAACATGTGCTCTCGTCACGATGAGGTGATGAAGATGTTCTGCCGCACCGATCAGCAGTGTATCTGTTTTCTCTGCCCTGTGGACCAACACAAAGGCCACGACACAgtgtcagctgcagcagagaggacggagaggcagagggagctggaggagagtcgaCACATCATCCAGCAGAGGATCCAGGACGCAGAGAAagacgtgaagctgctggaacagGAGGTGAAGAACATCCATGtctctgctgatcagacagtgGAGGACTGTGAGAAGACGTTCAGCCAGCTGATCCGTCTCCTCCAGGAAAGAAGCAGAGCTGTTGAGCAGCAGgtcagatcccagcagcaaacagaggtgagtcgagtgcgagagcttcaggagaagctggagcaggagatcgctgagctgaagaggacagacggccagctggagcagctctcacacacagaggatCACACAGAGTTTCTGCTCAGCTTCCCCTCACTGTCAGCTCTCAGTGAGTCCACACACTCATCCAGCTTCCacactgctcctctcagatactttgaggatgtgacagcagctgtgtcagaggCCCGAGACAAACTCCAGGACATCCTGAGTGAAACATGGACAAACATCTCACTGAGAGTGACTGAAGTGGATGTTTTACTGTCACAACCAGAGCCAACGACCAGAGCTGCTTTCTTCAGATACTCACGTGAACTCACACTGGATCCAAACACAGCACACAAACAACTGTTATTatcaaaggaaaacagaaaagtcacaTTAATGAAGAATGAACAGCCTTATTCTGaacatccagacagattcactGGGTTTTATCAGGTTCTGAGtagagagagtctgactggacgttgttactgggaggtggagatgagaggagacgTTTGTGTAGCAGTCGCATACAAGAAtatcagcagaggaggagattGGACTGAAAGCTGTTTTGGTAATAATGACAAGTCATGGGCCTTATATTATTCTAACAACAGTTATAGTTTTTATCACAACAAAGTTGAAACTCCAGTGTCaggtcctccttcctccagagtgggagtgttCCTGGATCACACAGCAGGTATTCTGTCCTTCTACAGCGTCTCTGAgaccatgactctcctccacagagtccagaccacatTCACTCAGCCGCTGCTCGCTGGAGTCTAG